DNA sequence from the Parasphaerochaeta coccoides DSM 17374 genome:
CTGTCGAACAAGGAGTTTTTCATCTTGTCACGCTGACTCTGCCGTGTCCCTTCCCTATGAAAATGGACACCATCCACCTCAATCGCCAGGAACGGGCTTCTGCTGACCTTGTTGTATATGAGGAAATCCACATGGGTGGCCGGATTTTTCACATATTTCCGTTCCTCGTCGTTCAACGAACTCACGTCTCTAATCAGCATGTACAGCGGCTGGTGGCAGATGACACTGAACGGCAAGGATGGATGCTTGGCAAGACAGCCAGTCAATAATTCGTACATCAGATTCTCTGAATCATAACGTGATACATTCTTGTGGTTTTTCAAGTATTCCATACGACTGTCCGTGTATTGCTTGTACAGATAGTCAAAGATCGAGTAAATCCTACTCTGGACAACGGTACCGTTATTGTACTCGATATAGGAAACCAAATCGCTTACATTACTATCCGCAGGCAGTTCGTTGCCAGATACAACGAGACAAAAACACATCTTCGCCCGTGAGACCGCGACGTTCAGAAGATACGGGTTGTCCAGAAACTCGGAAACACCGTTGTCGACCGTTGACAGGATGATCGTATCCTTCTCCCGTCCCTGGAAACGATGAACCGTCGCCACATCGATATCGCACGAGCCAAGAACCTCGCAAAACGTTTCCACCTGGTTCTTGTAGGGGGTGATAATGCCAATGCCTCCCTGTGAAGACTGCATCATGCAGGGCAAGACTTCATTGCAGATGACATCCACTTGCCGCCGATTGGCATGATCCCGCTCATGGTTACCAACCACAGTCCTGTACACCGAGAGGACTTCGTCTTCACCCTTGTCCTCCGTCATAATGATCAGCTGTCCTCCATAGAACTTCTGGTTGCAGAACCCAATGATTTTAGGATGGCAACGATAATGTTCGTGCAACATCTTCTGAGGAACCGCAGGGAAAAGAGAACATATGGACTTCAAAAGGCTGTTGCTCACAAACGAATACCCTTCTGGCAATATATGCGTCTTGAAAACCTCTTCGGCATGCTCCCTTGTTTTCTCATCGACAACATTGGGAAGCTGTTTCAGATCGCCGACAATTACTGCGTTCCGCGCAGAGGACAAGGACAGGGCTCCGGTCACGATGTCCACCTGCGAGGCCTCATCCATGATGAGATAATCGTATGTCACATCCACTCCCAGGCTACTCCGCGAAGAGAAAGTCGTGCTGAGGACAACAGGATATTCTTGTATGAAGTCGTTGGGACGCTGCCACAAGTCATCAGAGGAGAACTTCTCTCTTTTCGACTTTCCTCCATATCTTTCGTACATCTGTGCGTGGAGATAATCCAAGGACCATTCTGTCAGATTCCACATCTTTGCTACGGCATTCTCCTCTTCAAGAGCTTTGACCAGGGATGCAGCTTCGGCGGCAAGTTCAGTTCTCTTCACCTGATAGAACATACCCTGAAGGAGGGTGACGACTGTGGCCAGGTCTCTTTTTAGGAGCTTCCAGATTCCGATGCCGCAGGCAAGTACGGCCTTCACCTTGAAACACAGGGAGACGGGTCTGCTCCTTTCGTCAAACCGACGGCATTCCTGCCATAGGTTCATGAGCTTGTCCGATGACAGTCCTTGACGCAGTTTCGAGATGGTTTCCATGCGCCTTGTCTCAGTACAGAACCGCTTGAAATGTACAATTTCCGTGTCCAGGCTATCTAGTTTCTGCCGAACATCGGCAAGGCACCGTTGCTGGGAAAACACATGGGAAATCTCCGCGACGGATGTCCGAATGTTTTTTTTAAGGGAGCCCAACGCCTCATGACTTTTCTTCCACTCTGATAGGTCGGGATATTTGCCTAACTGATTTTCAAGGAACTTTGTTTTATTATGCGCTTTGCCGAGTGAAGCAACAAGGAAATCCATGCCATATTTCGGAGCAGACAGCTTTTCGGAGACATTGACTGTCGCAGAGTTGTTGCATGAAACAACCTGAATAGTTTTCCCCTGTACCAGCAGGTTTGCTATGATATTGAGAATCGTCTGGGTTTTCCCCGTCCCCGGTGGCCCCTGGATGACACTGAGTTGCGAAGTCAATGCATTTCTCACTGCTTCGAACTGGCTTGCATTTCCACCAAAAGGGAAAATGAGATCGGGAGTTTCGTGTACTGCTGGCTTGTGTTCAGCGGGATTTAGATAAAGGGCAAGTACGGATTTCTCGTCGATGAAAGATATCCTGTCATAATACTTCTTCAACAGGACAGACCCGTCCTCGGTCGTCAATTCATGTGTGTCTGCCAATCGGCGCAGGTAGTTCATACAATCCCGTGCCTGAGCATTCCTGAGACAGGAATACATCACCTGTACTTCATGCCAGAGATATGAACGTTCACTGCCGTCAGAGAAAATGACACGCAGATATTTTTCTGAAAATAAACTGAACACATACAGGGCTTGCACATTGAACAGTCTGCGTCCCTGATGATTGATTTGCACCATGACAGGATCTAGCTTCTTCGGATTCGTAAGCACGCGAAGCGAAGATTGGTTGTACAGATATCTCTTTCCGTTCTGGAAAACGACTTCGAATTTTTTTTCCTGCTGATGATAGGTACAGGACTTGATATCCTTTGAAATATCCTGCCCATCCTTCAGGATCATGTCCCTGCTTGCATCCAGCACGATTCACCTCTTTCCTGTAAGCAATTGACCGGAATCACCGGAAGTCCGGCTCTGCCTACGTTCTTCTCCACCGACTGGGTACAGCCGGGTTCGTTGTTGTCGTTCCGATGACTGAGCCATTCCAATCAATCGGAGACCATCTTTTATTGATCATAGACGGCCATTTCCCATAAAGACTATTCTCCCATAAATGACAGCAAATCGGGAAATTATTGATATTCAGGATTTCTTACATAAGAAGTACTTCTCCCCCCACCTTGACTGAATATATATCCTTCTTCCTTGAGCCTTTTGAGTGCCGCCTCGACAGACGAGCTTTTTATGCTGGGACACAACTCCAAAATTTCCATTTTGGTGAATGTACCCACTCTTTCGTTGACAGCCTCCCTGACAATATCATAGGGGGTACTCTTACGGTCGACAGAGCCAAGCCTATTTTCAAAATCCTTGTAGCAGTTCAGGACGATGCCCAGAAAATATTTGATGAAGGACGTATAGTCATTCCGCCCCTCATGCCAATCTGTAGAAACCTGTCGGAGCGCATCATAGTAAGACGCCTTGGTCTTCTCAATCTTCCTCTCTACACTGATATATTTACCCACCATGAAACCACTCTTATACAACAGCAACGTAGTGAGAAGACGGCTCATACGGCCATTGCCATCATTGAACGGATGAATACACAGGAAATCACAAATGAATATCGGAATCAGGATGAGAGGATCAACCACCTGCTGCGCAATGGCCTGCTGGTAGCTTCTACAAATCTCATCAACTGCATCCGGTGTCTCGTAGGGTTCACGTGGTGTAAATCTCGTCAAGGTTGTCCCATCGGCATGAAACTCATTAATGAAGTTCTGCGTATTCTTGAATTTGCCACCGAAGGACTTGTCAGTATATGATAAAAGATCACGATGAAACTGAAGAATAACATGTGGCGTGAGCGGAATGAACTCGTAGCTCTCATGGATTGTGCTCAGGACATCCCGGTATCCAGCAATCTCCTGCTCGTCACAATCTCGTGGAGTACTCTTCTCTTGAACCAGTTGCCGTATCCTTGTACGTGAAGTCCCAATACCTTCAATCTTATTCGAGCTTTCAGTACTCTGTATCCTCGCAACTTCAACCAGGCGTTCCACTTCAACAGGCTTTTGTCTGATGTACAGTTCTTGCTTTCCCTTGTGCTCACGTATGCTGGAAACATATGAGAGGATGCTGCTGCTCCATGAACTTTCCTTTAAGTTTGTATAATTGAATTGACGCATTTTTCTCCCACTGTTCAGAATTATCTCCCATATAATACCATAGTATGGGAGAATAGCAGTGTCCGTAGGAGAAAAACATACGGTAGAGCCTCCCCTCCCCAATGCATGTTGAAATGCCGAGAAACATCCATGCTATAAAGATGATGATTTCCCGCTACCCTTCATTACCCCACAAATCAGAACATTTATTTAAAATGAAAAAAATTATAGCAAAGTCTCAAAAACATGATAAAAAAAATTGACAAAGATATTACTAATGTTATTATTAGATTTATAATAACTGTTTTACAATGAAGGAAAATGAGGGTGATTATCTCCTTTGAATCTGTAAAACGGCACTGTCAAGGAGGGCATGTGGAGTTCCCCATAGAACAAAAAGTGAAAAAAACCGGAAAACAGTATCTCCCCTTCTTTTCCTTTCAGTCTGACCTGAAGTTCCCCCATACATATGGCATCTTGGATACTCCCAATTCCTACCGTCTGGATTGCGCCTTCACGGATCTTCGCTTCTCTTTGCAAATCCTTTAATTCTCCCTATTGCACATAATCAGAATATTAAAATGAAGGAGGTGAAGTTTTTAACACGGGCAATAACAAGTTCTTGGTTTTGTGTTGGAAATAACGAAAAACAAAAGGTGGTATTATGAAAAAGATTCTTACTATTCTCGCACTGTTGGCTATCTGCATGCTGACAGTAGCAGCTCAAGGTCGGATAGACAACACTCCATCGTACACAATTGACAGCGCTGATGTTATACTGAACCGTGGCCCTATATGGAGACCCTCATCTCCGGTCTTTGAGGAAATTGGAGCTTCTGGAATTTACCAGTCTCTTTCCAGGATTGGCAAATATGCAAGCTTTGCAAGTATCGGTGCCCACCCGGATGATGATGACTCAGGGATGTTTGCTTATCTCACCAAAGCTGAGCAAGTCAGGGTAGCAAACGTGATTGCAAACCGTGGCGAGGGCGGACAAAATGCAATTGGTCCTGAACTTTACCAAGGGCTTGGCGTCATTAGGACGGGAGAACTGCTAGCAGCCAGGAACATTGACGGAGCCGAACAATATTTCTTGAGTGCATATGACTTTGGCTTCTCAAGAAGCGGAGACGAAGCTCTTACTTTCTGGAATCAGGAAAACCTGATTGGTGATATAGTCCGCTTCATCAGGACATTCCGTCCTCAGGTAGTATTGAATCATCATGGGAACGAATACGTCACTGTCACTGGACATGGTCAACACCAGGGAATGGGGAAAATCGTACCTATGGCTGTAGCTGCGGCCGCCGACCCTAACGCATATCCAGAACAAATCAAGGAGGGTTTGTTACCATGGACTGTTTCCAGAGTTTTTACCAGAGGTGAAGGAAATACCATTATTGACCGTGGTACTTTTGATCCTGTAATAGGTCGGTCATATCAACAGATTGGTACTGAGGGACGCTCTTATCACCGCACGCAGAGCATGGGAAACATACAGGCGTTAGGTTCATCTACAGCCAATTTCAAACTTCAGGAGTCAGTCTCTCCATTCACTGAAGACCCCAAGACCTTCTTTGATGGGATTGACACAACTCTGACAGGAATTGCCGACTTGACGGGAGATGAGGAAGGCAAGATTCCTTTCTTGAGAGTCGGACTGGAAAAACTCAATCTTGAGAGTGAACGAATCTTGGATTCCTATAATCCAAAATATCCTGAATTGATTGTTGCAGACCTCGATCTGATGTTGTCCCAGTTCAAGACACTGCACAGACAAATCTGGGAGAGCAAACTCTCCACGGTGAAAAAAGATTATGTCATGCAGGCGCTGGAGCGCAAGATCAATGAAACCGAACAAGCAATGATCAAAACTTCCGGGGTGATTCTGGAAGCCTTTAGTGCAAAATCCCTCTATACAGCCGGAGACAATGTAGAAGTGAACTTTACTGTCTATGCAGTAGGCAAGACTCCCGTGACCGTAAAGAAACTTGCAGTGCATGCAGACAAAGGGGATACCGTCGAAAAGCAAGTGGATGCCGTCATCCAGAACAATGCGGTCATCAAAGAATCCGTAAAGCTGACAGTTGATGACAGAACCCCTGTTTCCAGGATATTCTGGTCGACAGATGGTAAAGTCCTGACATTGGAGGACTCTGATCCTGCTATGATTATCCAACCTTTCAGAGATTATCCGCTCGTTGGATACGCACAAGTGCAAATCGGCTCGGCCATAATTAGTCTGAAGCAGCCTGTACAAAACCGAATACAAAATGTTGTCATTGGAGAAGAAAGAACCTATGCCGCAGTAGTCGCTCCTTTTTCTGTCGCAGTGAATCCCAAAAACATAATTGTCAAGGCATCCCCCTCCGAACAGACGATTGACTTGCAGATTTCTGTCACCGCAAACAAGGCAGCTGAAGTTCAGCTGGAAGTTGATACGGTTGCAGGAATCCACATTGTCCTTGAGCAAGAGACCCTCTCCTTCACAACTGCGCAGACAAGCCAGATTGTCAATGCAAAGCTGGTTATCCCCGGAAATTTCAAACAAGGCAAATACCCTGTTTCCGTAAGTATTACAGCAGAAGGGGAAAAGTATACTGATGGCTATGCAGCTATTCATTATCCACATGTTGAGAAACATTATCTCTATTCATCAGCAACCAGTAATCTCTCAATCATTGATGTCGATATGGCAAAGGATGTGAGAATCGGCTATGTACAGTACAATGATACCATTCCAGAGTACTTGGAACAGGTTGGGATAAAAATTGACATTCTTTCACCTGAGTTCATGGAAATGGGAAATTTTGACGATTACGATACAATAGTCATTGGGCCTTTGGCATATGAATTCCGAAGCGATCTGGTCAACAACAATGCCCGACTGTTGGACTGGGTATCCCGTGGTGGTGTACTCATGGTTCAATATACTCGAGTGAAGTGGAATAGTCTGAATGTAGGACCATACCCCTCAACTATTGGGAGCTTGAATCGTGTAACCGTTGAAGAAGCGGAAATAACAGTACTGCAACCAGAACACCCGATTTTCAATTATCCAAATAAAATCACTACTTCTGACTTTGAAGGATGGATACAAGAAAGAGGACTTTATTTCTTTGAGAGCTGGGATGAACATTATCTTCCCTTGCTGGCTTGTCAAGATCCCGGTTTCCCACTTCAGAAAGGCGGTTTGATGGTAGCGGAATTAGGGAAAGGGCTTTGGATCTACAATGCCTATGCCTTCTTCCGCCAGATTCCTGGTGCCGTCCCAGGCGGATATAGAATATTTGCGAATATCCTCTCACTGCCAGCATCTCTGAAATAGTTCTATGCAGCACCAATGAAAGCCGTCCAGCAAATTCCTGGGCGGCTTTCATCATCTTTCATCATTTTGGATATAGGATAATCACCAGATTATTGCGTCTGCGGCCGCATGTCCTCTCTGGTTCATTACGCGAATGCTCGTATTGTCATTCAATTACAATCAGCAGCAAATTTTGTTAAAACAATCCCGCACCCATCCGCCCCAATCATCGCCCTCACATCTTCTTGTATTCGGCCAGGATTTCCTCAGCGGCTTTTTTCCCGTCCGCGTAGAACAACAGCGTATTCTCCTTGATGAACAGTGGATTCGCTATTTCAGCGAAACCAGGACTGAGGGAACGCTTTACTACAATGACAGTACGCGCCTTTCCGACATCCAGCACCGGCATACCGGAAATAGGATTCCCCTCCTCATGAGCCAAAGGATTGACGACATCATTCGCCCCTATGACGACAGCAACGTCAGTCACCGGGAATGTCGGATTAATCTGTTCCAGCTCCTTCAGCTTGTCATAGGGAATATTCTCCTCAGCAAGCAACACGTTCATATGCCCAGGCATGCGGCCAGCAACAGGGTGAATGCCAAACTCTACCTCGATATCATCCTTCTCCAGTGCCTCGGAGAGCATCCGCACCGGATTCTGGGCACGGGAGACAGCCATGCCATATCCCGGTATGAACACTACCCTGTTCGCGCTCTTGAGAATCATTGCAATCTCCTCGGCATCGGTCGTCTTCACCTTTCCCGCGTAGATATCGACTGCCTGTCCCTTCTCCGCGTCCTTTCCCCCGACACCGCCGAAAATAACATTCGCCAGAGAACGATTCATCGCCTTGCACATGATTTGCGTCAGGATTATTCCGCTTGCACCGACAATTGCGCCGGAAATGATGAGAATGGTGTTGTCCAGCACAAATCCAGTCGCGGCGACCGCCAGGCCGGAATATGAATTTAACAGAGAGATGACAATGGGCATGTCCGCGCCGCCAATGGATATGGTGAGAAGAATGCCAAGGAACGATGAGAAAAAGATCAGCAGCCAGAGGTAGATGAGTTTGCCAGGATACATCACCATGCCGACCATGGAAGCCACGGCAGCAAGCATCACCAGAACCTTCACCACCTGATCACCCCGGAACTTCACGGCATGCGTAGTGATTACCCCTTGCAGTTTCCCGGAAGCCACCATTGATCCCCAGAAAGTCAGCGCACCGATAAAGACAGAAATAACTATGGAGACGATGAACTGCGTGTCAAAGACGAAGACCCCCGCGTTCAGTTCAAGTGCCTTCATGATGATTACATCAAGGAACGACACCACTGCCACCAAGAGCGATGCGATTCCTCCGAATCCGCTCAGAAGCCCTACCATCTGAGGCATTGCAGTCATCTTTACCTTCAACGCCATCCATGTCCCCACAATGCTCCCCAGCAGGATTCCTCCGAGAATCCACAAAGGATTGAGCATGTCATACGCTATCACAGTCACAAGGACAGCCAGGAACATCCCCACGGCACCCAGCAAATTTCCTCTCACTGCCGTATCAGGGCGGGAAAGACCTTTGAGTCCTATGATGAAAAAAGCGGCGGCGACAAGATAGACACTGTTTACCAGGATGTTCATTTCTTTTCCTTTTTCTTGAACTTCTCAAGCATGCGGTGAGTGACGACGAAACCGCCAACGACATTGATTGTCGCAAAGAATAGAGCGACAGCACCCAGAACCATGCAGAGCCTACTGTTACCTGAACCCGTCGCAATGAGCGCCCCGATGATTGTTATGCCGGATATAGCGTTCGTCCCGGACATCAGAGGCGTATGGAGCAACGGGGGAATCTTCGTGATAAGTTCGTATCCCAGGAAAATCGAAAGGACAAATATGATGATGAGGTAGACAAGATTCATGCAATACCCTCCTTTGCTCCGGATGAAATCCGAAGTGTGTCTTTCCGTATGATGCCATCGGCGACCACAAGCGTAGCATCGATGATTTCATCTCCTCTATCCACGGCAAGGTTTCCTGCTGAATCAAAAAGGTTCTTTACAAAGTTCTCAATGTTCCTTGCATAAAGAAGGCTGGCATTGCGTGGCACAGTGGATACAATGTTCGCCGGAGCAATGATGGTTACGCCATGCGCCATGATGGTCTTCCCGAACTGCGATAGTTCGCAGTTGCCTCCATGTTCCGCGGTCAGGTCAACAATGACCGACCCCCACGGCATGAGGGAAACCATCTCCTCGGTGACCAGGACAGGAGATTTCCTTCCCGGAACGGCGGCTGTAGTTATCACAATGTCGCTGTCCTTCAGGACATCAGACAGAAGCTCACGTTGCTTCCGGTAGAAGTCCTCTCCCAGTTCCTTTGCGTATCCTCCGGAGCCTTCGCTATCATCTGTATCAAGTTTCATCTCAATGAACCGGGCTCCCAGGCTGTGTACTTGGTCTTTCACAGCGGGGCGCACGTCATACGCACTGGTCACCGCGCCCAGACGCCTCAGTGTCGCTATTGCCTGGAGTCCGGCCACTCCCACTCCCAGGACAAACGCATGCGCCGGGGCTATCGTACCCGCTGAGGTCATCAGCATGGGCATGAGTTTGGGAAGTGTATCAGAGGCAATGAGCGCCGCCTTGTAGCCGGAAAGATTCGACATTGACGAAAGCACATCCATGCTCTGGGCACGTGAAATACGCGGGATAAGCTCCAGCGCATACACTCTGGCGTGAGCGCGGGCATATGATTCGTAGATAGGATGGGGAGCGTAAGGTTCGGTGAGTCCAATGACGAACGCGCCTTTTTTCAGAAGCGCGACATCTTTTTCATATGATTCATCATGGTTATTGCCGCCGCCCCTCACGACGAACAGGATATCCGCCTGCCGGAACACTTCCTGACGCTCAACGACGGAAGCCCCTGCCATGGCATAGGCGGCATCGGAAAATCCGGATTTCTCCCCTGCTCCCTGCTCGACCATCACGACATGTCCCGCCTTGCACAAGCTTGTCACAGTCGCAGGAACCGTCGCCACGCGATTTTCTCCTGGATGATTTTCTTTTGGGATACCGAAATACATATTCTCTCCTAATCTTGTCGTCCGGGGTGAAAATGATTTGTGAATCATATATGTGCCTATATAAATAATAATCCATAAAATACAGTCAAGCCACTATTTTTCTTATAAATTGCAGTTATGGTTTTTTAATACGCGTCAAAGTGTAAATAATATCCAATAACAGAAATAAGTGCATGCGCGAATATGATGCCAAAAAAGACATCACGACCATTCTGGCGGCATCCGCCATCCAGTCAAATGATGAGTTCGTATGTATGTCTTGCCTTCAACCAAGGATTTTCCCAGGGTTCATGATCATCTGCGGATCCAACGCTTCCTTCACAATCCTGTAAAGCTCATATTCCTCAGCAGGAATCAATTCTTTCAAATACCTTTTCCGCTTCAATCCTATTCCATGCTCACCGCTTATCTTGCCGCCGAGTTCCCGCACTATGAAGGCGTACAGTTCCCTCAAGATTTCAGGTTCAATGATGTTCCAATGCTCAATGTTGCTTTCAGGATTCTTGACCAGCGTCGCGTGGAGATTCCCGTCCCCCGCATGTCCGTAACAAGGAATGGTGATATCATATTTTTCAGAAAGACGGGAAAGTTCAGGCAAGACATCAGCAATGGAACCCATGGGAACAACAATGTCTTCAAGGCTCTGCACCGGGCTATATACTTTCAGAGCTTCCGCGATATTCCTGCGTACAGCCCAGATACGTTCCTGGGTGTTCCTGTCTTCCGCAATATAGACCTCCATTGCCCCATGCTCATTACAGATATCACCAATGGCAATCATGTCCCTTTCTACCTGTCCTTCATCCGTACCGTCAAGCTCAATCAACAACATCGCCCCGACACCTTCAATGGGAAGTGTCTCATTCAAATACACGCAGGACATTTCAATGGAAAGTCTGTCCATGAATTCCATGCTGGTGGGGATGATACCTTTGGTCATGATGACCGGGACGACATCAATCGCTTCCTGGGCAGTCTTGAACGACACAAGAAGATCAGCCTTTACCACAGGCAGCCCGATAAGTTTGATGATGGCCTTCGTTATGATTCCGAGCGTCCCTTCGGAACCGATATACAATTGCTTGAGATCATACCCGGAAACATCCTTGGTCACTTTACCACCGAGCCGGACGACATCTCCGTGGGGAGTCACGACCTCCAGAGCAAGGACATAACGTCCGGTGACGCCGTATTTCACGGCTTTCCCGCCTCCGGCGTTCTCCGCTATGTTTCCTCCAAGAAAACATGTCTCAAGACTCATGGGATATCCGGCAAAGACCAATCCGTGAGCCTTCACCTGCTCGTTCAGTTCATTGGTGATGACCCCAGCTTCCGCCGTCACCGTAAGGTTTTTCTCATCTATTTCCAGCACCTTATTCATTTTTTCCAACGAAAGAACAATCCCGCCGAATACAGGTATCGCCCCACCGGAAAGCCCTGAACCTGCTCCACGCGGAGTCACCGGAATCCGTTCACGGGACGCAAGTTTCATAATCAGGGCAACCTGCTCAGTGTTCAAGGGAGTAACGACGACCTCCGGCATATGGGCATAATGCTCAATGGATGTCTCATCATGGCTGTAGGCTTCCATCCTGTCCTTGTCATACAGAACATTATGGGAACCAAGTATCTTCACGAGTTCTTCCACCAAGGCAGGGGTTACTGTCGCATACATGTTCATGTGCTTCCATCCTCCAGGACAAAGTCCAAGGCCAAGTCCAAGGCCAAGTTCAAGCGCCTGAGCAGTTCCGGAACAATCTCAAAAAGGTCTCCCACCAACGCGAAGTCCGCGACGCGCAAGAGATTCGCACGCTCGTCAGCGTTGATCGCCACGATGCATTCCGCCGTCTTGATACCTGCCATGTGCTGTACCGCGCCGGATATCCCTATTCCCATGTAAAGCCGCGGGGAAATTGTCTTTCCGGAAAGCCCTACCTGATGCGGATATCCCTTCCATCCCCTGTCCACGGCATCACGGGTTGCCCCGACCTGACCGCCAAGCGCATGGGCAAGGTCTTCAATCAAGCGGAAGTTCTCTTTTTTCTTCAAGCCCTTTCCCCCTGCCACCACAATTTCAGCTTCCATGATTGAGCCCTGATCAGAATGTTCCTTCCGTGTCCCCAGGACGGTGACTCTTTCATCCTGCCATGCAGGGTTCCAGGGCACACGGACGATTTCTCCTTTACGGGAAGAATCGGCGGGAAGATGCCGTATGGATTTTGCCCTGACCGTAGCCATCTGAGGGCGATGCTCAGGTGTCTTTATCGTAGCCATGATATTGCCGCCGATAGCGGGTCGTGTCTGAAGGAGGTTCCCGCTCTTTTCCTCAATGGACAGCTCGGTGCAATCGGCAGTAAGGCCGGTTCTCAGCCGTACCGCCAGAGCAGGAAAGATGCTGCGTCCACTCGTCGTAGCTGCGCCAAGGAATATTTCAGGCTTATGTTCCTCGGACAATCCGGTAAGGATATTGACATATACTTCATGACCCGACCATCCGAGCTGTTCATGGGTAACGACATATACACAATCAGCGCCATAAGTGAACAGAAGTCGGATCTCATCATCCGGGATGTCACCGATTACGACCGAACAAAGTTTGCAGCGCAAGGAATCCGCCAGAGTCCTCCCCCACGCGAGAAGCTCATAGGAAACATCCTTGAGCGTAGTTCCGTGGCATTCAGCCAAAGTCCATACGTCATGCATGGCGACCTCTCTCCTGTCCCGGCAGATGTCCTGGTAGATGCCCTGGCAGATGTCCCAACAGATTTTTGTCCTTCAGAAACCGCAGAAGCTGATCGACAGCATCGCTTGCGGGAAATTCTTCCGAAACCTTCACTATGGTGGTGTTTCTCGTTATTTTGGGCGTTTCAATCCTTACTACCCGTGTGGGAGAACCTTTGAGTCCAAGAAGGGAGGGATCGGCGTCCAATGTCTTTGCATCCCACACGGGAATTTCAGCATGAAGTGTCCGTTTTTTTCCTGCCAGAGTGGGAAGGCGCGGGACGACAATCTCTTTTACGACCGTCAGAACCGCGGG
Encoded proteins:
- a CDS encoding AAA domain-containing protein, coding for MLDASRDMILKDGQDISKDIKSCTYHQQEKKFEVVFQNGKRYLYNQSSLRVLTNPKKLDPVMVQINHQGRRLFNVQALYVFSLFSEKYLRVIFSDGSERSYLWHEVQVMYSCLRNAQARDCMNYLRRLADTHELTTEDGSVLLKKYYDRISFIDEKSVLALYLNPAEHKPAVHETPDLIFPFGGNASQFEAVRNALTSQLSVIQGPPGTGKTQTILNIIANLLVQGKTIQVVSCNNSATVNVSEKLSAPKYGMDFLVASLGKAHNKTKFLENQLGKYPDLSEWKKSHEALGSLKKNIRTSVAEISHVFSQQRCLADVRQKLDSLDTEIVHFKRFCTETRRMETISKLRQGLSSDKLMNLWQECRRFDERSRPVSLCFKVKAVLACGIGIWKLLKRDLATVVTLLQGMFYQVKRTELAAEAASLVKALEEENAVAKMWNLTEWSLDYLHAQMYERYGGKSKREKFSSDDLWQRPNDFIQEYPVVLSTTFSSRSSLGVDVTYDYLIMDEASQVDIVTGALSLSSARNAVIVGDLKQLPNVVDEKTREHAEEVFKTHILPEGYSFVSNSLLKSICSLFPAVPQKMLHEHYRCHPKIIGFCNQKFYGGQLIIMTEDKGEDEVLSVYRTVVGNHERDHANRRQVDVICNEVLPCMMQSSQGGIGIITPYKNQVETFCEVLGSCDIDVATVHRFQGREKDTIILSTVDNGVSEFLDNPYLLNVAVSRAKMCFCLVVSGNELPADSNVSDLVSYIEYNNGTVVQSRIYSIFDYLYKQYTDSRMEYLKNHKNVSRYDSENLMYELLTGCLAKHPSLPFSVICHQPLYMLIRDVSSLNDEERKYVKNPATHVDFLIYNKVSRSPFLAIEVDGVHFHREGTRQSQRDKMKNSLFDRYGIRWHRFSTDGSQEMEWVENELSSYEKAQKETLSHRQLCDKAAKGNGYFKKLSSSLT
- a CDS encoding Fic family protein: MRQFNYTNLKESSWSSSILSYVSSIREHKGKQELYIRQKPVEVERLVEVARIQSTESSNKIEGIGTSRTRIRQLVQEKSTPRDCDEQEIAGYRDVLSTIHESYEFIPLTPHVILQFHRDLLSYTDKSFGGKFKNTQNFINEFHADGTTLTRFTPREPYETPDAVDEICRSYQQAIAQQVVDPLILIPIFICDFLCIHPFNDGNGRMSRLLTTLLLYKSGFMVGKYISVERKIEKTKASYYDALRQVSTDWHEGRNDYTSFIKYFLGIVLNCYKDFENRLGSVDRKSTPYDIVREAVNERVGTFTKMEILELCPSIKSSSVEAALKRLKEEGYIFSQGGGRSTSYVRNPEYQ
- a CDS encoding PIG-L family deacetylase, with the protein product MKKILTILALLAICMLTVAAQGRIDNTPSYTIDSADVILNRGPIWRPSSPVFEEIGASGIYQSLSRIGKYASFASIGAHPDDDDSGMFAYLTKAEQVRVANVIANRGEGGQNAIGPELYQGLGVIRTGELLAARNIDGAEQYFLSAYDFGFSRSGDEALTFWNQENLIGDIVRFIRTFRPQVVLNHHGNEYVTVTGHGQHQGMGKIVPMAVAAAADPNAYPEQIKEGLLPWTVSRVFTRGEGNTIIDRGTFDPVIGRSYQQIGTEGRSYHRTQSMGNIQALGSSTANFKLQESVSPFTEDPKTFFDGIDTTLTGIADLTGDEEGKIPFLRVGLEKLNLESERILDSYNPKYPELIVADLDLMLSQFKTLHRQIWESKLSTVKKDYVMQALERKINETEQAMIKTSGVILEAFSAKSLYTAGDNVEVNFTVYAVGKTPVTVKKLAVHADKGDTVEKQVDAVIQNNAVIKESVKLTVDDRTPVSRIFWSTDGKVLTLEDSDPAMIIQPFRDYPLVGYAQVQIGSAIISLKQPVQNRIQNVVIGEERTYAAVVAPFSVAVNPKNIIVKASPSEQTIDLQISVTANKAAEVQLEVDTVAGIHIVLEQETLSFTTAQTSQIVNAKLVIPGNFKQGKYPVSVSITAEGEKYTDGYAAIHYPHVEKHYLYSSATSNLSIIDVDMAKDVRIGYVQYNDTIPEYLEQVGIKIDILSPEFMEMGNFDDYDTIVIGPLAYEFRSDLVNNNARLLDWVSRGGVLMVQYTRVKWNSLNVGPYPSTIGSLNRVTVEEAEITVLQPEHPIFNYPNKITTSDFEGWIQERGLYFFESWDEHYLPLLACQDPGFPLQKGGLMVAELGKGLWIYNAYAFFRQIPGAVPGGYRIFANILSLPASLK